The nucleotide sequence TGAATTTTTTGGATATCATTCATTATTTTTGAAAAGAGCTGTTTGTTATCTATATTTGACTTAATTATTTGAACAAGATAATACTCAATGCAATCAAGTATATATTGAGGCTTGTAGCCATTAGAGTTTTGATATTCCAGCATTCTCTTAGAAAATCTCAACGAATTATCGACAGGAAAATTAGGATAGTCAGCAAACCAATCCAACAAAAACTCTGTTTCGAATTTTTCTTTTTTGAAGCTGGGAACAAAGAAAGATTGAGAGCGAGAAATGATGGTTGAAATCAAATCTTCTTTGTCCGCCGTTAAGAAAATAAAAGTCACATTTTCTGGAGGCTCCTCAATTGATTTCAATAATGAATTTGCTGCAACATCTTGAAAACATGCTTTAGTAATACCTGATGGATACCACTTCATGCCTTCAGTTTCAGAGTCGGGTAATGAAAGATTTAATGCTTTAAATTCATTGATATGTGTTTTTTCCTCGTCAGAAAGTTCTTTATATTCTGCATCACAAAAGATAAAAACCCTGTGATACGGAGATGTATTCATCAACAAATCCATCACTTGTTCAACTTGCTCTGAAGATATTACTGTTTTTGAAGAGTCTGTTTTGTTGTTTATTTTAGAAACAGTAGTCACCGCAGGATGCTTATTGTCCCTTATCCAAGAGCAATTTACGCACGAGCAATCATCAGTTTTATCTCCTGTACAATTTAATTGTTTAGCAAGCGATAACGCCATATAATATTGTGACAAAACATCCATTCCGTAAAAAATAATAGAATTTGCAACGGACTTGTTATTTTCTGATAAAGCCATTTCAAAAAAATTTGCCAAATAAGAGTATCTTTTTTTTAAAAATTCATTCATAATCACTCCAATAAAGCCAATTCCATCGCCACCATTGCATCTGTTGTCTGACCTGATTTTATCTTATATTCAGCTTGAGTTAAATTGCTTTTTATATCAACCAATCTTTTTAACGATACATGCGAAAGTTTTTCGACAGTTTTTTTGACAACGAACTCATGCAACTTTAATTGGGCTCCAATTTCAGCAGGGGAAGCTTTTTTTGAATAATTTTTTATGAAAACAAATCTTTGGATATTAGATTGCAAAACAGCCAAAATTTCCAAATAGTGACGCCTATCGGTTAAAGAATGGAATTGACGCAAAATTTCATTTTTGTTGCCTTCGACAATTAAATCCGCAAGTGCAAATATATCATCAGACGAGATACAATTGTTTTTTATATCATTTTGCGAAGGTTTTTTGTTTGGATATATCGCAATTTTCAGTTTCTCGAGCTCTGAATCAATCAACCGCAAATTGGCACCCAATTGATTAACAATATATTGAGCCGATTGAGCATCAATCGATAATTCTTTTTCCTTTGCAAGATTTTGGATTGCCGAAGGAAGCTCCTTTTGATAAGTTCTATATTGAGGAAATTCTTTAACTTGAGCATATTTTGAGATTATTTTGTAGAGTTTTTTTCTTGAATCAACTTTTTTATTTTCATCTCTTTTTATTTTGCAGACCAAAATAACATTAACAGCCTCAGGCAAATTTTTAACAGCTTCTTCAAAAACAGCAATTTGTTTATCATCAACAGCCGTCTTTGTTCCTATTAAAAACTTTTCCATATTAATTGCAATAACCATATTGCCAAACATCAAAGGAGTAGTTTGGCAACATTCAACGACATCAATAAATTGAGGGTCATCTAAAACCTTGTAATTCATTGAAATAAAAGAAGAATCAAGAAGCTTTGATTTCAGCTTCTCGATTTCTTTTTCAATATAAAAATCTTCTTGTCCCCAATATAGAAATAAAGACATAATTTGATTTTAGCTTTCAATTAATAAACTTGCACCAATAACACCTGCGGTATTTCCGAGTTCTGCATGAACTACTTCAACAGATGAGCCTTGTATTGGCATAGCTCTGGTTTTAATAGTTCTGATAATAGGTTCAAAGAGTAAATCGCCTGCGTCTGCGACGCCACCGCCGATAACGATTTTTTCAGGATTCAAAAGATTTACGACACTTGTCAAACCTATACCGATGTATTCACCGATTATATTGTAAATTCTTTTCGCTACTACATCGCCTTGTTTTGCAGCTTCAGCAACTATGTAAGGTGTAATATCAGGATTAGCAAGCTCTCTGTATTTTGTAGATTTTCCGCCAATGATATATTCTTCCGCCATCGCAACAATTGAAGGACCGGAAGCAAAAGCTTCTAAACAACCTGTATCACCGCAACCGCAAATAGGTCCGTCGTGCATTTGGAGTTTAATATGTCCGATTTCACCTGCTGCATTATTCGCACCTCTTACGAGTTTTCCGTTGATAATCAAGCCTGAACCAATACCTGTTCCGACTGTAATACAGATTAAATTGTGACAGCCTTTACCTGCACCGAAATTGAGCTCACCCAAAGCAGCACATCTTACGTCATTGTCCACTCTGGTTTCAATCCCGAATTCTTCTTTAATAATTGAAGCAATCGGCACATTAACCCATCCGGGAATATTAGGAGCAATCCTTACAATTCCGTTATCGCAATCAATTTGCCCCGGGAAGCCAAAGCCAATACCCTCGATAAGGTCTTTTGATGTTTTGGTTTCTTTCATCAAATCATAAATAGCTTGCTTTATATTGCTTATTGTATATTCGTAGCCCATCTCCGCTCTTGTTGGGACTGAATTTGAATAAACAATCGCACCTTTTTTATCAACCAATGCAATCTTTACGTTTGTCCCACCTACATCTACGCCGATTTTATACTTTTTGACGATTACCATCTAAAGACTCCTCATACAGAATATTACTTGATTAAATAATATCATAAAAAAGTTTTTTCTCAAAAACAATATACATTATCAAAAATGTATTGTATCATAATGGAATATGAGCATAAAAGAAACAAAAATAAGATTAAATAAATTTATCGCCTCAACAGGATTTTGTTCAAGGCGAAAAGCTGATGAATACATCGAAGCCGGAAAAGTCCGAGTAAACGATAAAGTCATTAGAGAAATGGGCTATACTGTAGGCAGAAAAGATAGGGTTTATGTCGAAAATAAACTTATAAAACCCCAAAATCTGACCTATATCCGTTATTATAAGCCGGCTGGATATATAACGACCATGGACGATGAAAAAGGTAGAAAAACTATTTATGACATTTTACCGGAAGAAGTCCAAAACTTAAAGCCAATAGGACGTTTGGACAAAGATTCAACAGGACTTTTACTCCTTACAAATGATGGCGATTTAATCAACGAAATGGCACATCCTTCTATACACATCCCTAAAATTTATCGAGTTTGTGCAGAAGGCAGAGTTAACACAAACGACCTTGACGTTATGGCAAAAGGTATCGAAATTGAAGAAAGCAAAACTGCTTATGCTGATGCCCGAATTGTTGAAATGGAAGGCAAAAATACAGTTCTGCAGATTGTTCTCTATCAAGGACTAAACAGACAAATCCGTAAAATGCTAGATTACTTGGGACACAAAGTTATTTCGCTAAAACGTGTTTCACATGGACCTATTGATATCTTAGGATTAAAAAAAGGTCAATTCAAATATTTAAAACCTAAACAAATATCTGATTTAAAAAAATATATTAACAAATTAAAAAAGAACGCTGACTCTTAACTTTGTTTTTGATAAAATAATCTCGGAAAAGAGAAGAGTTATGCTATTAGAATTTATATACTCA is from Candidatus Gastranaerophilales bacterium and encodes:
- the holA gene encoding DNA polymerase III subunit delta, with the protein product MSLFLYWGQEDFYIEKEIEKLKSKLLDSSFISMNYKVLDDPQFIDVVECCQTTPLMFGNMVIAINMEKFLIGTKTAVDDKQIAVFEEAVKNLPEAVNVILVCKIKRDENKKVDSRKKLYKIISKYAQVKEFPQYRTYQKELPSAIQNLAKEKELSIDAQSAQYIVNQLGANLRLIDSELEKLKIAIYPNKKPSQNDIKNNCISSDDIFALADLIVEGNKNEILRQFHSLTDRRHYLEILAVLQSNIQRFVFIKNYSKKASPAEIGAQLKLHEFVVKKTVEKLSHVSLKRLVDIKSNLTQAEYKIKSGQTTDAMVAMELALLE
- a CDS encoding ROK family protein, whose product is MVIVKKYKIGVDVGGTNVKIALVDKKGAIVYSNSVPTRAEMGYEYTISNIKQAIYDLMKETKTSKDLIEGIGFGFPGQIDCDNGIVRIAPNIPGWVNVPIASIIKEEFGIETRVDNDVRCAALGELNFGAGKGCHNLICITVGTGIGSGLIINGKLVRGANNAAGEIGHIKLQMHDGPICGCGDTGCLEAFASGPSIVAMAEEYIIGGKSTKYRELANPDITPYIVAEAAKQGDVVAKRIYNIIGEYIGIGLTSVVNLLNPEKIVIGGGVADAGDLLFEPIIRTIKTRAMPIQGSSVEVVHAELGNTAGVIGASLLIES
- a CDS encoding pseudouridine synthase, translated to MSIKETKIRLNKFIASTGFCSRRKADEYIEAGKVRVNDKVIREMGYTVGRKDRVYVENKLIKPQNLTYIRYYKPAGYITTMDDEKGRKTIYDILPEEVQNLKPIGRLDKDSTGLLLLTNDGDLINEMAHPSIHIPKIYRVCAEGRVNTNDLDVMAKGIEIEESKTAYADARIVEMEGKNTVLQIVLYQGLNRQIRKMLDYLGHKVISLKRVSHGPIDILGLKKGQFKYLKPKQISDLKKYINKLKKNADS